One window of Pelmatolapia mariae isolate MD_Pm_ZW linkage group LG18, Pm_UMD_F_2, whole genome shotgun sequence genomic DNA carries:
- the LOC134617617 gene encoding tripartite motif-containing protein 16-like yields the protein MNQMDQTKFCCSVCLDLLKDPVAIPCGHSYCMNCIKSFWDEEEEKKIYSCPQCRQTFTARPVLEKNTMLADLVEELKKTGLQAAPADHCYAGPEDVACDVCTGRKMKAFKSCLFCLASYCEKHLQTHYDVAPFKKHKLVEPSKKLQENICSRHDEVMKMFCRTDQQSICYLCSVDEHKGHDTVSAAAERTERQRELEVSRQNIQQRIQDREKDVKLLQQEVEAINQSADQTVEHSEKIFTELIHLIQKRSSDVKQQIRSQQETEVSRVKELEEKLEQEITELKRKDAELKQLSHTEDHIQFLHNYTSLSALSESTDSSSINIRPLRYFEDVTAAVSEVRDKLQDILREEWTNISLTVTEVDVLLSDPPEPKTRAGFLKYSCEITLDPNTANKQLLLSEGNRKATAVKQQQSYSDHPDRFSNWFQVLSRESLTGRCYWEVEWRGGKVYVAVAYKNISRKGLGKECGFGHNDKSWSLDCNNNSYTFRYNNIQTRVSGPRSSRVGVYLDHRAGILSFYSVSETMTLLHRVQTTFTQPLYAGLRVYYKYGDTAELIKVK from the coding sequence atgaatcaaatggaccaaacaaaattctgctgttcagtctgtttggatctactgaaggatccggtggctattccctgtggacacagctactgcatgaactgtattaaaagcttctgggatgaagaggaagagaagaaaatctacagctgccctcagtgcagacagactttcacagcgaggcctgtcctggagaaaaacaccatgttagcagatttagtggaggagctgaagaagactggactccaagctgctcctgctgatcactgctatgctggacctgaagatgtggcctgtgatgtctgtactggaagaaaaatgaaagccttcaagtcctgtttattctgtctggcatcttactgtgagaaacaccttcAGACTCATTATGATGTGGCTCCATtcaagaaacacaagctggtggagccctccaagaagctccaggagaacatctgctctcgtcatgatgaggtgatgaagatgttctgtcgtactgatcagcagagtatctgttatctctgctctgtggatgaacataaaggccacgacacagtctcagctgcagcagaaaggactgagaggcagagagagctggaggtgagtcgacaaaacatccagcagagaatccaggacagagagaaagatgtgaagctgcttcaacaggaggtggaggccatcaatcagtctgctgatcaaacagtggagcacagtgagaagatcttcactgagctgatccatctcatccagaaaagaagctctgatgtgaagcagcagatcagatcccagcaggaaactgaagtgagtcgagtcaaagagcttgaggagaagctggagcaggagatcactgagctgaagaggaaagatgctgagctgaagcagctctcacacacagaggatcacatccagtttctacacaactacacctcactgtcagcactcagtgagtctacagactcatccagcatcaatatccGTCCTCTGAggtactttgaggatgtgacagcagctgtgtcagaggtcagagataaactacaggacattctgagagaggaatggacaaacatctcactgacagtcactgaagtggatgttttactgtcagatccaccagagccaaagaccagagctggattcttaaaatattcatgtgaaatcacactggatccaaacacagcaaacaaacagctgttattatcagaggggaacagaaaagcaacagcagtgaaacaacaacagtcttattctgatcatccagacagattcagTAATTGGTTTCAggtcctgagtagagagagtctgactggacgttgttactgggaggtggagtggagaggggGAAAAGTTTATGTAGCAGTCGCATACAAGAATATCAGCAGAAAAGGATTGGGTAAAGAATGTGGATTTGGACATAATGATAAATCTTGGTCATTAGATTGTAACAACAACAGTTATACATTTCGGTACAACAACATCCAAACTCGTGTCTCAGGTCCTCGttcctccagagtaggagtgtacctggatcacagagcaggtattttgtccttctacagcgtctctgaaaccatgactctcctccacagagtccagaccacattcactcagccgctctatgctggactGAGGGTTTACTATAAATATGGAGACACTGCTGAGTTGATTAAAGTGAAATAG